In one Novosphingopyxis iocasae genomic region, the following are encoded:
- a CDS encoding SDR family NAD(P)-dependent oxidoreductase: MAILVTGAAGFIGYHVASRLLTEGESVIGIDELNAYYDPQLKRDRLAALRELGEDFIFHQLDFADEESLESALAGTDIDRIVHLGAQAGVRYSIDNPRAYVRANLAGHLNILELARTRKVGHLVYASSSSVYGARAKQPSSLGDRVDHPISLYAATKKADELMSETYAHLYRIPQTGLRFFTVYGPWGRPDMAIWKFTSAILEGRPIDLYNHGDMSRDFTFIDDVADAVTAILARPPADDAEEKPGGSIAPHAIYNLGNNRPERLSHLIDLIESACGREAEKILLPMQPGDVPATYANIDAAARDHDYRPATPLAEGIPEFVNWYRSYKHL; this comes from the coding sequence ATGGCTATCCTCGTTACCGGCGCGGCCGGCTTCATCGGCTATCACGTCGCAAGCCGCCTGCTGACGGAAGGCGAAAGCGTTATCGGTATCGACGAGCTCAACGCTTACTACGATCCGCAGTTGAAACGCGATCGACTGGCCGCACTGCGCGAGTTGGGCGAAGACTTCATCTTCCATCAGCTCGACTTCGCCGATGAGGAATCGTTAGAATCGGCGCTCGCAGGGACGGATATCGATCGCATTGTGCATCTGGGCGCGCAGGCAGGCGTGCGTTATTCGATCGACAACCCGCGCGCTTATGTTCGCGCAAATCTCGCCGGCCATCTCAACATCTTGGAACTGGCGCGCACGCGCAAAGTCGGGCACCTCGTTTACGCCAGCTCCTCCTCCGTCTACGGCGCGCGGGCAAAACAACCTTCCTCGCTCGGCGACCGGGTGGACCATCCGATCTCACTCTATGCCGCGACCAAGAAGGCGGACGAGCTGATGAGTGAGACCTACGCTCATCTGTATCGCATACCCCAGACAGGCCTGCGTTTCTTCACGGTTTACGGCCCCTGGGGCCGACCGGACATGGCGATCTGGAAATTTACGTCGGCCATCCTCGAAGGGCGCCCGATCGATCTGTACAACCATGGCGATATGAGTCGCGACTTCACCTTTATCGACGATGTTGCGGATGCCGTGACGGCGATCCTTGCCCGCCCGCCCGCCGACGACGCCGAAGAGAAGCCGGGCGGAAGCATTGCGCCTCATGCAATCTACAACCTCGGCAATAATCGCCCCGAGCGCCTTTCCCACTTGATCGACCTGATCGAAAGCGCCTGCGGGCGCGAGGCGGAAAAGATCCTGCTCCCCATGCAACCGGGTGATGTGCCCGCGACCTACGCGAACATCGATGCGGCAGCGCGCGATCATGACTACCGGCCAGCCACCCCGCTCGCGGAGGGGATTCCAGAGTTCGTGAACTGGTACCGCTCCTACAAACATCTATAG
- the galE gene encoding UDP-glucose 4-epimerase GalE, with protein sequence MSKSFPVLVTGGAGYIGSHAVLALLDAGWDVVVLDNLVTGFAWAVDERATFVQGSVEDMELTERLIADHGIGAILHFAGSVVVPESVSDPLKYYRNNTAASRALVERAVQSGVRHFIFSSTAATYGEPESIPVREDAPKQPINPYGRSKLMTEEMLKDVSAAHPMNHAALRYFNVAGADPDGRSGQSTAGATHLIKVAVEAATGKRDHVAIFGSDFDTADGTGVRDYIHVTDLAAAHVAALEALIARPEDSYTLNCGYGHGYSVIEVLDAVDRVTNRQIKRKFEARRAGDPAALVCDNSAIRSALDWTPKLDDLDSIIGHALAWERTLQDREV encoded by the coding sequence ATGAGCAAGAGCTTCCCCGTTCTCGTCACCGGCGGCGCCGGGTATATCGGCAGCCATGCGGTGCTGGCCCTGCTCGATGCGGGCTGGGACGTAGTGGTGCTCGACAATCTCGTGACTGGGTTCGCTTGGGCGGTGGATGAGCGCGCGACGTTCGTTCAGGGTTCGGTTGAAGACATGGAGCTTACCGAACGGCTGATCGCGGATCATGGCATTGGAGCGATTCTTCATTTTGCTGGCTCCGTCGTGGTACCTGAGTCCGTTTCCGATCCGCTTAAATATTATCGCAACAACACCGCAGCCAGCCGCGCGCTAGTCGAGAGGGCAGTGCAGAGCGGGGTGCGCCACTTCATCTTCTCCTCGACCGCTGCGACCTATGGTGAACCGGAGAGCATCCCGGTGCGTGAAGATGCGCCGAAGCAGCCGATCAACCCCTATGGCCGCTCCAAGCTGATGACCGAGGAAATGCTAAAAGATGTCTCCGCCGCGCATCCGATGAACCATGCGGCGCTACGCTATTTCAATGTTGCGGGCGCGGACCCGGACGGACGCTCCGGACAGTCGACGGCGGGGGCGACGCATCTCATCAAGGTCGCGGTCGAGGCAGCGACCGGTAAGCGCGATCATGTCGCGATCTTCGGCAGCGATTTCGATACCGCCGACGGCACGGGCGTGCGCGATTATATCCACGTCACCGATCTGGCCGCCGCCCATGTCGCCGCGCTGGAGGCGCTGATTGCCCGCCCGGAAGATAGCTACACGCTGAACTGCGGCTATGGTCACGGCTATTCGGTGATCGAAGTGCTCGACGCGGTAGACCGTGTCACTAACCGGCAGATCAAACGCAAGTTTGAGGCGAGACGCGCCGGCGATCCGGCAGCCCTTGTCTGCGACAACAGCGCCATCCGTTCCGCACTCGACTGGACGCCGAAGCTAGATGATCTTGACTCGATCATAGGCCATGCGCTCGCCTGGGAGCGGACATTGCAGGACCGTGAAGTTTAG
- a CDS encoding class I mannose-6-phosphate isomerase, translating into MKLQRHYVEKPWGRTDLPPPFGDGSGRRIGEIWYDDERRDLPILVKYLFTSEKLSVQVHPSDQQARARGKPSGKEECWYILHAHHGARIGVGTHRQLSADELRRAAESGQIEELMDWKPVRSGDFFYLKAGTVHAIGAGISLIEIQQNADITYRLYDYGRPRELHLDEGVAVADARPFPAELQRHIDESEDLRLVDGPKFDLQLCGASFSGVSRSAPLWIVPLAGTVTSEGEDGARGDCFYTDSLDRLTASDDARMLIAWEHA; encoded by the coding sequence ATGAAGCTGCAGCGTCACTATGTCGAAAAACCGTGGGGGCGCACCGATCTGCCGCCGCCGTTCGGAGATGGCAGCGGGCGCCGGATCGGCGAAATCTGGTATGATGACGAACGCCGCGATCTGCCGATCCTCGTCAAATATCTGTTCACCAGCGAGAAGCTGTCGGTCCAAGTCCATCCCAGCGACCAACAGGCGCGCGCGCGCGGAAAGCCGAGCGGCAAGGAAGAATGCTGGTATATTCTGCATGCCCACCACGGCGCGAGAATAGGCGTTGGCACGCACCGGCAACTATCTGCGGACGAACTGCGCAGGGCGGCTGAATCAGGACAGATCGAGGAATTGATGGACTGGAAGCCCGTCCGGTCGGGCGACTTCTTTTATCTGAAAGCCGGCACGGTCCATGCGATCGGTGCCGGAATCAGCCTCATCGAAATTCAGCAGAATGCGGACATCACCTATCGGCTCTACGATTATGGACGGCCACGCGAACTGCATCTGGACGAAGGCGTGGCGGTGGCGGATGCCCGCCCCTTCCCTGCCGAGCTTCAGCGCCATATCGACGAAAGCGAGGATCTGAGGCTAGTCGACGGGCCGAAGTTCGATTTGCAGCTTTGCGGGGCAAGTTTCTCCGGCGTGAGCAGGTCGGCACCGCTCTGGATCGTTCCGCTGGCCGGCACCGTAACTTCGGAAGGTGAGGATGGCGCGCGCGGTGACTGCTTTTATACCGATTCGCTTGACCGGCTGACCGCTTCAGACGATGCCCGCATGCTCATCGCCTGGGAGCATGCATGA
- a CDS encoding mannose-1-phosphate guanylyltransferase/mannose-6-phosphate isomerase: MKITPVILSGGSGTRLWPLSTAEQPKQFLALTADETMFQLTIARASDPARFDPPIIVANGRHADLVEQQLADMGVEPGAVILEPAAKNTAPAIAIAALEAGADDTLMLVMPSDHAIADSDEFRTAVAQAAPVARDGWLVTFGIRPSGPETGYGYIEMNDVPMGDSGLATVLRFIEKPDEERARSMLRQGGFVWNAGIFLMRADRYLAALEQYEPDVVSAARQAHDRQTKVGARRLPDADSFAAAPSISIDYAVMERSDTVAAMPLDCGWSDIGSWDALADQHLPDPSGSVVRGNALVHDSTNCMVRSDDVRVHLHGVSDLIVVASGGEVVIMPRGTSQNMRAVVDAARERDAETSAS, from the coding sequence ATGAAGATTACCCCCGTCATCCTGTCCGGCGGATCGGGCACGCGGCTCTGGCCGCTATCCACGGCGGAGCAGCCGAAGCAATTCCTCGCGCTAACCGCCGATGAGACGATGTTTCAGCTTACCATCGCTCGTGCATCGGATCCCGCGCGGTTCGATCCGCCGATCATTGTTGCCAATGGACGCCATGCCGATCTGGTCGAGCAGCAGTTGGCAGACATGGGCGTTGAACCCGGTGCCGTAATCCTGGAGCCCGCCGCGAAGAACACCGCGCCCGCCATCGCGATAGCCGCGCTCGAGGCTGGCGCTGACGATACGTTGATGCTCGTCATGCCGAGCGATCACGCCATCGCCGATTCGGACGAATTTCGCACCGCCGTGGCGCAGGCGGCACCCGTTGCACGCGACGGCTGGCTCGTTACCTTTGGCATTCGGCCGAGTGGCCCGGAAACCGGTTATGGCTATATCGAGATGAACGACGTGCCGATGGGCGACAGCGGCCTAGCCACGGTCCTTCGCTTCATCGAGAAGCCGGATGAGGAACGCGCACGCTCGATGTTGCGTCAGGGCGGTTTCGTCTGGAACGCCGGCATCTTCCTGATGCGTGCAGATCGGTATCTGGCCGCGCTGGAGCAATATGAACCGGACGTCGTGTCGGCGGCGCGTCAGGCGCATGACCGCCAGACGAAGGTTGGCGCGCGCCGCCTGCCCGATGCGGACAGCTTTGCCGCCGCCCCCTCCATTTCCATCGACTATGCGGTGATGGAGCGCTCGGACACTGTGGCCGCCATGCCGCTCGATTGCGGCTGGTCCGACATCGGCAGCTGGGACGCGCTGGCTGATCAGCATCTGCCCGATCCTTCCGGCTCGGTCGTGCGCGGCAACGCCTTGGTGCATGACAGCACCAACTGCATGGTCCGAAGTGACGATGTGCGCGTCCACCTGCACGGCGTCAGCGATCTGATCGTGGTCGCCAGCGGCGGCGAAGTCGTCATCATGCCGCGCGGGACCAGCCAGAATATGCGTGCGGTCGTTGATGCCGCCCGTGAACGGGACGCGGAGACGAGCGCCAGTTGA
- a CDS encoding UDP-glucose dehydrogenase family protein — translation MKVVMIGSGYVGLVSGACFADFGHDVVCVDKDSKKIDALHKNVMPIYEPGLDTLVQRNVDAGRLSFTTDLTEAVSGADAIFIAVGTPSRRGDGHADLSYVYAAAEEIAKAADDRTVIVTKSTVPVGTGDEVERICGETAPGKTLAVVSNPEFLREGAAIEDFKRPDRIVVGSEEEWAQDVMREIYRPLYLNESPILFTSRRSSELIKYAANAFLATKITFINEMADLCEKVGGNVQDVARGIGLDKRIGPKFLNAGPGYGGSCFPKDTLALLKTAQDNESPVRIVEAVVNANDLRKRAMARKVIAALGGEARGKKVALFGLTFKPNTDDMRDAPSIAVVQALTDAGADITAFDPEGMEEAAKLLPDVVMTDGPYEAASGAHAVVMMTEWDAFRALDLGRIANVMAGDALVDLRNVYNPEDVAKAGLSYSGVGR, via the coding sequence ATGAAGGTCGTCATGATCGGATCGGGCTATGTCGGCCTGGTATCGGGAGCCTGTTTTGCCGATTTCGGGCATGACGTGGTCTGCGTCGACAAGGATTCAAAGAAGATCGATGCGCTCCATAAAAACGTGATGCCGATCTACGAACCCGGGCTCGATACGCTGGTGCAGCGCAATGTTGATGCCGGTCGCCTGTCCTTCACCACCGATCTGACCGAGGCGGTGTCCGGCGCGGACGCGATCTTCATCGCCGTCGGGACGCCATCGCGCCGCGGCGACGGCCACGCCGATCTGTCTTATGTCTATGCCGCCGCCGAGGAAATCGCGAAGGCCGCGGACGACCGCACCGTCATCGTCACCAAGTCCACCGTGCCGGTCGGCACCGGAGACGAAGTGGAGCGCATCTGTGGTGAGACCGCGCCCGGCAAGACGCTGGCTGTGGTCTCCAACCCCGAATTCCTGCGCGAAGGCGCCGCGATCGAGGATTTCAAGCGCCCCGACCGGATCGTCGTCGGCAGCGAGGAGGAATGGGCGCAGGACGTGATGCGCGAGATCTATCGCCCGCTATACCTCAATGAATCGCCGATCCTGTTCACCAGTCGCCGTTCGTCGGAGCTAATCAAATATGCCGCCAATGCGTTTCTGGCGACCAAGATCACCTTCATCAACGAAATGGCGGATCTTTGTGAAAAGGTCGGCGGTAATGTGCAGGACGTCGCGCGCGGTATCGGGCTGGACAAGCGCATCGGCCCCAAATTCCTGAACGCCGGCCCCGGCTATGGCGGCAGCTGCTTCCCCAAGGACACGCTCGCCCTTCTCAAGACCGCGCAGGACAATGAAAGCCCCGTACGGATCGTCGAGGCGGTGGTGAACGCCAATGATTTGCGCAAGCGTGCCATGGCCCGCAAGGTGATCGCCGCGCTGGGCGGCGAAGCGCGGGGCAAAAAGGTCGCGCTGTTCGGCCTAACCTTCAAACCCAATACCGACGACATGCGCGACGCACCCTCCATCGCCGTCGTCCAGGCGCTGACCGACGCCGGCGCGGACATCACCGCCTTCGATCCCGAAGGCATGGAAGAGGCCGCCAAGCTGCTTCCCGATGTGGTGATGACCGACGGGCCCTATGAGGCGGCTTCAGGCGCCCATGCCGTGGTGATGATGACCGAATGGGACGCGTTTCGCGCGCTCGATCTGGGACGCATTGCCAATGTCATGGCAGGCGACGCGTTGGTCGACCTGCGCAATGTCTACAATCCCGAAGACGTAGCGAAGGCCGGGCTGAGCTATTCGGGCGTAGGGCGGTAA
- the hslV gene encoding ATP-dependent protease subunit HslV has product MTEKLPSWHGTTILSVRKNGKVVVAGDGQVSLGQTVIKANARKVRQLHDGSVIGGFAGATADAFTLFERLESKLERHGGQLMRAAVELAKDWRTDKYLRNLEAMMAVADKDVTLILTGNGDVLEPNDGIAAIGSGGNYALSAARALMDYEDDAEKLARKAMKIAADVCVYTNENVTLESLDATTS; this is encoded by the coding sequence ATGACGGAAAAACTCCCAAGCTGGCACGGCACCACCATCCTGTCCGTGCGCAAGAACGGCAAGGTGGTCGTGGCCGGAGATGGCCAGGTTTCGCTCGGTCAGACGGTGATCAAGGCCAATGCCCGCAAGGTTCGCCAGCTGCATGACGGCAGCGTGATTGGCGGCTTTGCGGGTGCCACCGCCGACGCCTTTACCCTGTTCGAACGGCTCGAATCCAAGCTGGAGCGCCATGGCGGGCAGCTGATGCGTGCCGCGGTCGAGCTCGCCAAGGACTGGCGGACCGACAAATATCTACGCAATCTGGAAGCGATGATGGCCGTCGCCGACAAGGATGTGACGCTGATCCTCACCGGCAATGGCGACGTGTTGGAGCCCAATGACGGCATCGCCGCAATCGGATCGGGCGGCAATTACGCCCTCTCCGCCGCGCGCGCGCTGATGGATTATGAAGACGACGCCGAAAAGCTTGCGCGCAAGGCGATGAAGATCGCCGCCGATGTGTGTGTCTACACCAATGAGAATGTGACGCTGGAATCACTCGACGCGACCACGAGCTGA
- the hslU gene encoding ATP-dependent protease ATPase subunit HslU, which produces MKDTLTPKAIVAALDEHIVGQKEAKRAVAVALRNRWRRQRLPEALRDEVTPKNILMIGPTGCGKTEISRRLAKLADAPFIKIEATKFTEVGYVGRDVEQIARDLVEEAVRLERERRREAVREDASKAAMERLLDALTGKGASEATRESFRQRVTDNHMNDAEVEVEVQDSPSTPMELPGMGGQVGMIDLSDMMGKAFGQKRTKKRKMRVADAWDKLVEEESDKRLDSDDVARAAIADAEANGIVFLDEIDKIAVNEGRQGASVSREGVQRDLLPLIEGTTVATKYGPMKTDHVLFIASGAFHVSKPSDMLPELQGRLPIRVELRALTEEDFVRILTETKANLPTQYVALLGTEEVTLQFSDDAIAAVARFAAQVNESVENIGARRLQTIMEKLLDDISFEAEDRGGETIAIDAAYVESQLEEIAKDTDLSKYVL; this is translated from the coding sequence ATGAAAGACACCCTCACCCCCAAAGCCATCGTCGCCGCGCTGGACGAGCACATCGTCGGCCAGAAGGAGGCCAAGCGCGCGGTTGCCGTGGCGCTGCGCAATCGCTGGCGGCGCCAACGCCTGCCGGAAGCCCTGCGCGACGAGGTGACGCCGAAGAACATCCTGATGATCGGCCCCACCGGCTGCGGCAAGACCGAGATCAGCCGCCGCTTGGCAAAGCTGGCGGACGCGCCGTTCATCAAGATCGAGGCGACCAAGTTTACCGAAGTCGGCTATGTCGGCCGCGATGTGGAGCAGATCGCCCGCGACCTCGTCGAGGAAGCGGTGCGGCTGGAGCGGGAACGGCGGCGCGAGGCGGTGCGCGAGGATGCGAGCAAGGCGGCGATGGAGCGCCTGCTCGACGCGTTGACCGGCAAGGGCGCGAGCGAGGCGACGCGAGAGAGCTTCCGCCAGCGCGTGACCGACAACCACATGAACGACGCAGAAGTCGAGGTGGAGGTGCAGGACAGCCCCTCCACCCCGATGGAACTGCCGGGCATGGGCGGTCAGGTCGGCATGATCGACCTCAGCGACATGATGGGCAAGGCGTTCGGCCAGAAACGGACCAAGAAGCGCAAGATGCGTGTCGCCGATGCCTGGGACAAACTGGTCGAGGAAGAGAGCGACAAGCGCCTCGACAGCGACGATGTGGCGCGCGCCGCGATTGCGGATGCGGAAGCGAACGGCATCGTCTTCTTGGACGAAATCGACAAGATCGCCGTGAACGAGGGCCGCCAGGGCGCATCGGTCAGCCGCGAAGGCGTGCAGCGCGATTTGCTGCCGCTGATCGAAGGCACCACGGTCGCCACGAAATACGGGCCGATGAAAACGGACCATGTGCTGTTCATCGCCAGCGGCGCGTTCCACGTCTCCAAGCCCAGCGATATGTTGCCCGAGCTGCAGGGCCGCCTGCCGATCCGCGTCGAGCTGCGCGCGCTGACCGAGGAGGACTTCGTGCGCATCCTGACCGAGACCAAAGCGAACCTGCCCACGCAATATGTCGCGCTGCTCGGCACCGAAGAGGTGACGCTGCAGTTCAGCGACGACGCGATCGCCGCTGTCGCCCGGTTCGCGGCGCAGGTGAACGAGAGCGTGGAGAACATCGGCGCACGGCGCCTGCAGACGATCATGGAAAAGCTGCTCGACGACATCAGCTTCGAGGCGGAGGACCGCGGCGGCGAGACGATCGCCATCGACGCGGCCTATGTCGAAAGCCAGCTCGAAGAAATCGCGAAGGACACGGACCTCAGCAAGTACGTGCTGTAA
- a CDS encoding phosphatase domain-containing protein: MPLRLFARRRPVGIAAYNGFRNEEAMELTVRVLRQPPQPRADPSRPAKFLYMLRLYASHEVPGVRVRLRFGDLTAESVSDDEGFARFELRLPSSRPLPEHADWESCTLDMPDVEGAEPVEAAILAPGTDNRIAVISDIDDTIIETGAHRFTRNWRRLILQMPEDRKAVTGASDFYAELGGARPQGGTRRPFFYVSSSPWNLYGFLMRFIQLQKLPEGPMLLRDWSLSLKTLGKSSHGAHKRASIARILGFYPSLRFVLIGDDTQGDAEAYADAVSLYPGRVEAVLIRTTSTSAMSARKRAAVERIRASGVAVWIGDGFDVGQKMLETLRIDRTGDTARVIDPADEASKQAAEA; the protein is encoded by the coding sequence ATGCCGCTTCGCCTATTCGCCCGCCGTCGCCCCGTCGGAATCGCCGCCTATAACGGCTTTCGCAACGAGGAGGCCATGGAACTGACGGTGCGCGTGCTGCGTCAGCCACCGCAACCGCGCGCTGATCCCTCTCGGCCAGCCAAGTTCCTGTATATGTTGCGGCTTTATGCCAGCCACGAAGTCCCCGGCGTGCGCGTACGGCTGCGCTTCGGCGATCTGACGGCGGAGAGCGTGAGCGACGATGAGGGTTTCGCACGCTTCGAACTGCGCCTGCCCTCCTCGCGCCCCCTGCCCGAGCATGCGGACTGGGAAAGCTGCACGCTCGACATGCCCGATGTAGAAGGTGCGGAGCCGGTCGAGGCCGCGATCCTGGCGCCCGGCACCGACAACCGCATCGCCGTCATCTCGGACATCGACGATACGATCATCGAAACCGGCGCGCACCGCTTTACCCGCAACTGGCGCCGCCTGATCCTGCAGATGCCGGAGGACCGCAAGGCCGTCACCGGCGCCAGCGATTTCTACGCGGAACTGGGCGGCGCGCGCCCCCAAGGCGGAACGCGCCGCCCGTTCTTCTATGTCTCGTCCAGCCCTTGGAACCTCTACGGCTTCCTGATGCGCTTCATTCAGCTGCAGAAGCTGCCCGAGGGGCCGATGCTGCTGCGTGACTGGAGCCTCAGCCTGAAGACGCTCGGCAAATCGAGCCACGGTGCCCACAAGCGCGCCTCGATCGCGCGGATCCTGGGTTTCTACCCATCGCTGCGCTTCGTGCTGATCGGCGACGATACGCAGGGCGATGCCGAGGCCTATGCCGACGCGGTCTCGCTCTATCCGGGCCGGGTGGAGGCGGTGCTGATTCGCACCACGTCGACATCGGCCATGAGTGCGCGCAAACGCGCGGCCGTCGAGCGCATTCGGGCAAGCGGCGTCGCGGTGTGGATCGGCGATGGCTTCGACGTCGGCCAGAAGATGCTGGAGACGCTGCGGATCGACAGGACAGGCGACACCGCGCGGGTGATCGATCCGGCAGACGAGGCGTCAAAGCAAGCGGCGGAGGCCTGA